One Lactobacillus sp. CBA3606 DNA segment encodes these proteins:
- the zwf gene encoding glucose-6-phosphate dehydrogenase encodes MTEEKIALFTIFGGTGDLAQRKLYPSLFKLYQKGYLQEHFAVIGTARRPWTDDHYHQIIADSLASLHADPATVTKFASHFYYQSHDVTDAQHYVTLKQLSEKLDQQYGLQGNRIFYLAMAPNFFGTIAQHLKSENILTPNGFNRVIIEKPFGHDYASAKELNDQLTATFNENQIYRIDHYLGKEMIQNISAIRFGNNIWESLWNNRYISNVQITLSEKLGVEERAVYYDNSGALRDMVQNHILQILSLLTMDQPVEFTENDIDVEKVKALRSLRPYKPAEIATNFVRGQYAPTDEAKGYRQEDKISPESNTDTFVAGKVMIDNFRWSGVPFYVRTGKRLADKFTRIDVVFKRPVVNIFNHDDNPDQTPDNGLEPNVLTINVEPTEGFELRMNAKCVGQGFATTPVKLDFDHDSEATANSPEAYERLLHDALNGDATNFTHWQEVAYSWKFVDVIQKYWDEHTPDFPNYQPGTMGPAASDDLLKRDGNDWIYKG; translated from the coding sequence ATGACTGAAGAAAAAATCGCCCTGTTCACCATTTTTGGTGGTACCGGTGACTTAGCCCAACGTAAACTCTACCCTTCATTGTTTAAACTCTATCAAAAAGGGTATTTACAGGAACACTTTGCCGTAATCGGGACTGCCCGACGGCCATGGACGGATGATCATTATCATCAAATTATTGCGGATTCGTTGGCCAGCTTACATGCTGATCCAGCCACGGTCACTAAATTTGCGAGCCATTTTTATTACCAATCTCATGATGTTACGGATGCGCAACATTATGTCACCTTAAAGCAATTGTCTGAAAAATTAGATCAACAATATGGCTTACAAGGTAATCGGATTTTCTACTTAGCGATGGCGCCTAACTTCTTTGGCACGATTGCGCAACATTTGAAGTCTGAAAACATCTTGACGCCAAATGGCTTCAACCGGGTTATTATCGAAAAACCATTCGGTCATGACTACGCTAGTGCCAAGGAATTAAACGATCAATTGACGGCAACATTCAATGAAAACCAAATTTATCGGATTGACCATTACTTAGGTAAAGAAATGATTCAAAACATTTCGGCCATTCGGTTTGGCAATAACATTTGGGAATCACTTTGGAATAACCGGTACATCTCTAACGTTCAAATCACGTTAAGTGAAAAATTAGGCGTTGAAGAACGGGCCGTTTATTATGATAACAGCGGAGCTTTACGTGATATGGTTCAAAATCACATTCTGCAGATTTTAAGCTTACTCACGATGGATCAACCCGTTGAATTCACCGAAAATGATATTGATGTCGAAAAAGTCAAAGCTTTACGTAGCTTGCGACCATATAAGCCCGCTGAAATTGCGACTAACTTTGTTCGGGGACAATATGCCCCTACTGACGAAGCTAAAGGGTATCGGCAAGAAGATAAGATTTCACCTGAGTCCAATACGGATACTTTTGTCGCTGGTAAAGTGATGATCGATAACTTCCGCTGGTCGGGAGTGCCATTTTATGTGCGGACTGGGAAGCGCTTAGCTGACAAGTTTACTCGGATTGATGTGGTCTTCAAACGCCCCGTTGTGAATATCTTCAATCACGACGATAATCCTGATCAAACGCCTGATAATGGCTTAGAACCAAATGTTTTAACCATCAACGTTGAACCAACTGAAGGCTTTGAATTACGGATGAACGCTAAATGTGTTGGTCAAGGCTTTGCGACGACTCCAGTTAAGCTCGACTTCGACCACGATTCTGAAGCTACAGCTAATAGTCCTGAAGCGTATGAACGGTTATTGCATGATGCTTTAAATGGCGATGCAACTAACTTTACCCACTGGCAAGAAGTAGCCTATTCTTGGAAATTCGTCGATGTTATTCAGAAATACTGGGATGAACATACCCCTGACTTTCCGAACTACCAACCTGGAACTATGGGACCAGCCGCTTCAGATGACTTATTAAAGCGCGACGGTAACGACTGGATTTATAAAGGTTAA
- a CDS encoding PLP-dependent aminotransferase family protein, which yields MPLDRHSATPLYLQLYHQLRASYVPQQSAHQKLWSIRKQAQNLGVSKTTVEQAYDQLLAEGYVYTVPGSGYYFNDIRHWPTTVKPVVPTPPRQIAPQPIQFDFRYGVTEVLKPSWNSWKRAVRLALQQTEQAPTELYPDAQGLLALREQLVVFLRQTRGVQCQADQIVITNGPKTGLSLLLSLLPAGTVGIENPGYRGLATLIAGVGHQAVRLPVTTAGVDLTAIKKQQPQVVYTTPSHQFPLGYALPIAQRLALLQWAAAHQRLIVEDDYDNEYRYDAQPLPALQSLATADQVAYLGTFAKGIDPTSRMGYVVLPTALMATYHHQYQYRSAMVAGLLQQTMVNYFESGAYYRHLSRSRALNRQKYQRVCQLLAATALIVPIETGAGLHLVVQIPNLDQAQLLTALATAGIRIYPLDSNWVDMPSHDYYLLGFTALTLAELTVAIPKLIAVCQQLMAVKTTK from the coding sequence ATGCCACTAGATCGTCACTCAGCGACACCGTTGTATTTACAGCTCTATCACCAATTGCGGGCGAGTTACGTGCCCCAACAATCAGCCCATCAAAAGTTATGGTCGATTCGAAAACAAGCGCAAAATCTTGGTGTCTCAAAGACCACGGTCGAACAAGCCTATGACCAATTACTGGCAGAGGGGTATGTGTATACGGTACCTGGTAGTGGCTATTATTTTAATGATATTCGTCATTGGCCGACGACTGTTAAGCCGGTCGTGCCGACCCCGCCACGGCAAATTGCGCCACAACCCATTCAATTTGATTTTCGTTATGGGGTTACTGAAGTTTTAAAACCCAGTTGGAATAGCTGGAAACGAGCCGTCCGCTTGGCACTACAACAAACGGAACAGGCGCCCACCGAACTGTATCCAGATGCGCAGGGGTTATTAGCGTTACGCGAACAACTGGTGGTTTTTTTACGGCAAACGCGGGGGGTTCAATGTCAGGCTGATCAGATTGTCATTACTAATGGGCCTAAAACTGGACTTAGCTTATTGTTGAGTTTATTACCAGCCGGGACGGTGGGCATTGAAAATCCCGGTTATCGTGGTTTAGCAACCTTGATTGCTGGGGTTGGTCACCAAGCAGTACGCTTACCGGTCACCACTGCTGGTGTGGACTTAACCGCAATTAAAAAACAACAGCCACAGGTCGTCTATACAACGCCGTCCCACCAATTTCCCTTAGGCTATGCGTTACCGATTGCGCAACGTTTAGCTTTATTGCAATGGGCTGCCGCGCATCAGCGTTTAATTGTGGAGGACGATTATGATAATGAATATCGGTATGATGCCCAACCTTTGCCTGCCCTGCAATCATTAGCTACAGCAGATCAAGTGGCCTATTTAGGAACCTTTGCCAAAGGGATTGATCCGACTTCCCGTATGGGTTACGTAGTCTTACCAACGGCGTTGATGGCGACTTATCATCACCAGTATCAATACCGTTCCGCCATGGTTGCGGGATTATTACAACAAACGATGGTGAATTATTTTGAAAGTGGGGCCTACTATCGTCATTTGAGCCGTAGTCGGGCCTTGAATCGCCAAAAATATCAGCGGGTGTGTCAATTGTTAGCGGCCACTGCCTTAATTGTGCCGATTGAAACAGGGGCTGGCCTACACTTAGTTGTTCAGATTCCAAATTTAGACCAAGCACAACTCTTAACCGCCTTAGCCACCGCTGGTATTCGGATTTATCCGTTGGATTCGAATTGGGTTGATATGCCTAGTCACGACTATTATTTATTAGGTTTTACGGCGTTGACGTTAGCGGAATTGACCGTCGCAATTCCGAAGTTGATTGCAGTTTGCCAGCAGTTGATGGCTGTCAAGACGACCAAATAA
- the dapA gene encoding 4-hydroxy-tetrahydrodipicolinate synthase, with product MDFTTATLMTAMVTPFDDQNQLDYARLKRLIETLLAHHTNGLLVGGTTGEGPTLTHSEKLTLFRTTAQIVAGRVPVMANTGSNDTAATIALTRQASQIVGIDAALVVVPPYNKPDQAGMLAHFTAIADRGGLPLMIYNIPSRVGVKMQVDTILTLAQHPNIIGVKQCTSLEELATVVEQAPRDFYVYTGEDAQTLTAKLLGAHGVISVASHLFGDEMAAMLSALDAGQIALAGQRQRQLFPKMAALFSFPSPAPVKAALNHRHCDVGQPRLPILPLTPSQQATLTSQLTCKAE from the coding sequence ATGGATTTCACAACCGCAACTTTAATGACAGCGATGGTCACGCCCTTCGATGACCAGAATCAGCTTGACTATGCACGTTTAAAGCGCTTAATTGAGACCTTGCTTGCTCACCATACCAATGGGTTGCTCGTTGGCGGCACGACTGGTGAGGGGCCAACCTTAACTCATTCTGAAAAGTTAACCCTGTTTCGAACGACCGCTCAAATCGTCGCTGGGCGGGTCCCAGTAATGGCGAACACCGGATCAAATGACACCGCCGCCACAATCGCGCTAACGCGCCAAGCCAGCCAAATTGTTGGTATCGATGCAGCATTAGTCGTGGTGCCACCGTATAACAAACCCGATCAAGCCGGAATGCTAGCCCACTTCACTGCTATCGCTGACCGTGGCGGGTTGCCACTGATGATTTACAATATTCCCAGTCGCGTTGGCGTTAAAATGCAAGTTGACACCATCTTAACGCTGGCACAACATCCAAATATTATTGGCGTTAAGCAGTGCACTTCCTTAGAAGAATTGGCCACCGTCGTTGAACAAGCGCCACGTGATTTTTACGTTTATACTGGCGAAGACGCTCAGACCCTTACAGCTAAATTGCTCGGCGCCCATGGCGTTATTTCCGTCGCCAGTCATCTGTTTGGCGATGAAATGGCAGCAATGCTCTCGGCCTTAGATGCTGGTCAGATTGCTCTGGCAGGTCAACGCCAACGCCAGCTATTCCCTAAAATGGCGGCACTGTTCAGCTTTCCCTCACCGGCACCGGTCAAAGCAGCTTTAAATCACCGCCACTGCGACGTTGGGCAGCCACGGTTACCCATCCTGCCCCTAACACCTAGCCAGCAAGCAACCTTGACCAGTCAACTGACCTGCAAGGCAGAATAA
- a CDS encoding SDR family oxidoreductase, translated as MKVFIIGAHGQIGKKIVSKLVAQGDQVFAGIRNPDQAEAFEDAGAQPVKFDLLAQPAELATAFAGMDAVVFAAGSGGKTGYDMTLMIDLDGAVKSMQAAELAGVQRYLIISAEFAADREKWTANLKPYYVAKYYADDWLKNRTQLDYTILQPGGLVNDAGTGKVTVNPGVGGEITRDYVATFAVKALATPATIGQTITLINGDTEITTAVKMA; from the coding sequence ATGAAAGTATTTATAATTGGGGCTCATGGCCAAATTGGTAAGAAAATTGTTTCCAAGTTAGTGGCTCAGGGCGATCAAGTCTTTGCTGGGATTCGTAATCCTGATCAGGCTGAAGCTTTTGAAGATGCTGGTGCGCAACCAGTTAAGTTCGATTTATTAGCACAACCAGCCGAATTAGCGACCGCTTTTGCAGGGATGGATGCCGTGGTATTCGCAGCTGGTTCGGGTGGTAAAACTGGATATGATATGACCTTGATGATTGATTTAGATGGGGCCGTTAAGTCGATGCAAGCAGCCGAATTGGCTGGCGTGCAACGCTATCTGATTATTAGTGCTGAATTTGCAGCGGATCGTGAAAAATGGACTGCTAATTTGAAACCATATTACGTTGCTAAATACTATGCGGATGATTGGTTGAAAAATCGGACACAGCTTGATTATACGATTCTACAACCTGGGGGCTTAGTTAATGATGCTGGGACTGGTAAAGTGACGGTTAACCCTGGTGTCGGTGGCGAAATCACTCGCGATTATGTGGCGACATTTGCCGTTAAAGCCTTGGCAACGCCGGCGACGATTGGTCAAACAATTACGTTGATTAATGGTGATACCGAAATTACAACAGCTGTTAAAATGGCTTAA
- a CDS encoding GNAT family N-acetyltransferase: protein MLKYVRAATIADLPAMLAIIEQARTVLANDQIPQWQDGYPVAADIQADITAKRAWLLVVDGQIAGTAALLTTPDPNYRDMQAGQWLAATTPYTSIHRIAIAGAYHGQHLADFYFSNLITLSHQLGFRQLRVDTHALNQRMQHVILKAGFTYQGVVVMDGDVTDQRNAYQLNL, encoded by the coding sequence ATGCTTAAATACGTTCGTGCCGCCACTATTGCGGATTTACCCGCCATGTTAGCCATTATTGAACAAGCTCGGACTGTTCTCGCTAACGATCAGATTCCACAATGGCAGGATGGCTATCCCGTTGCTGCTGATATTCAGGCGGATATTACGGCTAAACGGGCTTGGCTTCTAGTCGTTGATGGTCAAATTGCAGGAACCGCTGCCTTACTTACTACCCCAGACCCTAATTATCGGGACATGCAAGCTGGTCAATGGCTTGCAGCGACGACCCCTTACACATCAATTCATCGGATTGCGATTGCCGGCGCCTATCATGGTCAACACTTGGCTGATTTTTATTTCAGTAATCTCATCACCTTGAGCCACCAACTTGGCTTTCGCCAATTACGCGTCGACACGCACGCTTTAAATCAACGGATGCAACACGTGATTCTCAAAGCTGGCTTTACGTATCAAGGCGTCGTCGTCATGGATGGTGATGTCACCGATCAACGTAATGCTTATCAGCTTAACCTTTAA
- the addA gene encoding helicase-exonuclease AddAB subunit AddA produces the protein MTAFTASQQAAITQHGNNLLVSASAGSGKTTVLIERIMRKLAAGTNLDQLLVVTFTNLAAKHMKQKLEQQLNAQISKLLKTEAGQAQTSTAVQQLRQQLNLLGVANISTLDAFCLRLIQRYYYVIDLDPVFRLLTDNTEGLLIRDQVWGAVREKLYGDDGALFALLTANFSNDRNDDGLSALIMRLFDFAQSTPDPNAWLTALPARYNLNAATVTTADYYQTQLLPLLQTEVQTMLTTSQQAITVAKDAALEAKTMTVLQLVQTQLTTLQAALTTASWNELRDQCQTLKVGRLKKTYKDDELRTTAAATVGTLVDGIKKQLKQLSDRYFAADEQQVLDIMTGAAAIVTELVQATQQFKTAFAAEKRRRHVLDFSDLEHLALQILTQDSDSGRGALAQLRAQFEEVMVDEYQDINSLQETILQLISRQTPGNMFMVGDVKQSIYQFRLADPLLFLSKYRDYGQQPAHGDRIVLAENFRSVENVDNLTNLIFSQLMDAPVGQIEYDEAAYLKYGPEDYPADLPQTTHLLLYQTGQATPAVTPDVEADFAIDDPAEGSIRMVAQKILALKAMDRPIYDRATKTYRPFRYSDAALLVPTRNHNLTIIDIFKQLQVPIVVNDAQNYFQTTEIRIMMALLSIIDNPYQDIPLVAVLRSPIVGFDENQLVYLRIQDKTSDYFQALQTFYTEYPQRDHTQYGDVVFAKLDQFMTQLTEFRDLARRNQLVTLIWRIYERTGFLDYVGGMPAGKQRQANLNALYERAHAYEAGSFKGLFQFVRFIKRMQAKDQDLASAVADTDTEAVSVMTIHGSKGLEYPVVFIMDLDKQFNQTDTRQSALLDRQAGIGITYLDPETRVKYPTLPRLVTQQVVSQKLRAEEMRKLYVAITRAEQQLYLVGTIDTIEAATKQWRRVLETPQRVLNAQARITAKSDLDWLGMTLIRHPDLKDYWDGMQPVYSFADNETHVAIELADSKTFATTDTPAAVAQDTSSVDLVEAQVMDTVPAATQTAVAQLLDYHYPDQVATATTAYQSVSEIKRVFEDPDTPLMQANPLVTAQPITSRYVTDDLGQPEFLQTAQAPTSAEVGSATHLVLEQLPLTQPITLTVVTTTIADLVAKQVLTAAVAALVSPAEIVGFYASSLGQQILAAPKNVHREVPFSLLMPTWRLFDEFEQTDENKILIHGIIDGYLETPAGLILFDYKTDHVKQPADLSKRYAGQVNLYAKALESMYQRPVVQKVLYALASQTIVTVPN, from the coding sequence ATGACAGCATTTACAGCCAGTCAACAAGCGGCAATTACGCAACATGGCAACAACTTGTTGGTTTCAGCATCAGCGGGGTCTGGGAAGACGACTGTGCTAATTGAACGCATTATGCGCAAATTAGCCGCCGGGACGAATCTGGACCAATTATTAGTGGTCACATTTACGAATTTAGCTGCTAAACATATGAAACAAAAATTAGAACAACAATTGAATGCCCAAATCTCCAAGTTGTTAAAAACTGAAGCTGGTCAAGCGCAGACCTCCACGGCTGTACAACAATTACGGCAACAGTTGAATTTACTTGGTGTTGCTAATATTAGTACCCTAGATGCCTTTTGTTTGCGGCTGATTCAACGGTATTATTACGTCATTGATTTGGACCCAGTGTTCCGATTATTAACAGACAATACGGAAGGCCTCTTGATTCGTGACCAAGTTTGGGGCGCCGTCCGTGAAAAGTTATACGGCGATGATGGTGCCTTATTTGCCTTATTAACGGCCAATTTTTCGAATGATCGTAATGATGATGGCCTCAGTGCACTAATCATGCGGTTATTTGATTTTGCCCAATCAACGCCAGACCCGAATGCCTGGTTAACGGCATTGCCAGCCCGCTATAACTTGAATGCAGCCACAGTAACGACGGCTGATTATTATCAGACACAGTTGTTACCATTATTACAGACTGAAGTTCAGACGATGTTAACGACTAGTCAACAAGCCATTACGGTCGCTAAAGATGCAGCTTTGGAAGCCAAAACGATGACTGTTTTGCAACTAGTTCAGACACAATTAACGACTTTACAGGCAGCTTTAACCACGGCCAGTTGGAATGAGTTACGCGATCAATGTCAAACGTTAAAGGTCGGTCGTTTGAAGAAAACTTATAAAGACGATGAGCTAAGAACTACGGCGGCTGCCACTGTCGGGACTTTAGTTGATGGTATTAAGAAGCAATTGAAACAACTTAGTGACCGCTACTTTGCGGCGGATGAACAGCAGGTCTTGGATATTATGACCGGGGCAGCGGCGATTGTGACAGAACTCGTGCAGGCGACCCAACAATTTAAAACAGCCTTTGCAGCAGAAAAACGGCGGCGCCATGTGTTAGATTTTAGTGACTTAGAACATCTGGCACTCCAAATTTTAACGCAGGATAGCGACAGTGGGCGGGGCGCTTTAGCCCAACTACGGGCACAGTTTGAAGAAGTGATGGTGGATGAGTATCAAGATATTAATAGTCTGCAGGAGACGATTCTCCAGTTGATATCGCGACAAACACCAGGCAATATGTTTATGGTAGGGGATGTTAAGCAATCAATCTATCAATTTCGACTAGCCGATCCGTTACTATTTTTATCGAAATATCGCGACTATGGACAGCAACCGGCACATGGTGATCGCATTGTGTTAGCTGAGAATTTTCGGTCGGTTGAAAATGTGGATAACTTAACGAATCTTATTTTTAGTCAATTAATGGATGCACCGGTTGGCCAGATTGAATATGATGAAGCGGCTTATCTCAAGTATGGTCCGGAAGATTACCCTGCCGATTTACCACAGACGACGCATTTATTGCTCTATCAAACGGGGCAAGCCACGCCGGCAGTCACGCCGGATGTGGAGGCGGATTTTGCGATTGATGATCCTGCTGAAGGTAGTATTCGGATGGTGGCCCAAAAAATATTAGCGTTAAAAGCGATGGATCGCCCGATTTATGATCGAGCGACCAAAACGTATCGCCCATTTCGCTACAGTGACGCAGCGTTGCTAGTGCCAACCCGTAATCATAACTTAACGATTATTGATATTTTTAAGCAATTACAAGTCCCAATTGTGGTTAATGATGCGCAAAACTATTTTCAAACGACTGAAATTCGAATTATGATGGCTTTACTAAGTATTATTGATAATCCGTATCAGGATATTCCATTAGTGGCCGTTTTACGCTCACCTATCGTTGGCTTTGACGAAAATCAATTGGTTTATTTACGGATTCAAGATAAAACCAGCGATTATTTTCAGGCGTTACAAACGTTTTACACCGAGTATCCGCAACGTGACCATACGCAATACGGTGATGTGGTGTTTGCCAAGCTTGACCAGTTTATGACCCAATTGACTGAATTTCGCGATTTAGCTCGGCGGAATCAACTCGTTACGCTGATTTGGCGGATCTATGAACGGACCGGTTTTTTGGATTATGTTGGTGGTATGCCCGCCGGTAAACAACGACAAGCAAACTTAAATGCCTTGTATGAACGCGCGCATGCGTATGAAGCCGGGAGTTTTAAGGGCTTATTCCAGTTTGTGCGGTTCATCAAACGGATGCAAGCTAAGGATCAAGACTTGGCGTCAGCGGTGGCTGACACGGATACCGAAGCTGTTAGTGTAATGACGATTCATGGAAGTAAGGGCTTGGAATATCCAGTGGTCTTCATTATGGATCTCGATAAACAATTTAATCAGACTGATACACGGCAATCCGCTTTATTAGATCGGCAAGCGGGGATTGGGATTACTTATTTGGACCCTGAAACACGGGTCAAATATCCCACGCTACCAAGATTGGTCACACAACAAGTGGTTAGTCAGAAATTACGGGCTGAAGAGATGCGGAAATTATACGTGGCGATTACACGGGCCGAACAACAATTGTATCTGGTAGGAACCATTGACACAATTGAGGCTGCCACCAAGCAATGGCGGCGGGTTTTAGAGACACCTCAACGGGTATTAAATGCGCAAGCACGCATCACAGCAAAGAGTGACTTAGACTGGCTGGGAATGACACTAATTCGCCATCCAGATTTAAAAGATTATTGGGATGGGATGCAACCGGTTTATTCATTTGCGGATAATGAGACCCACGTCGCAATTGAATTGGCGGATTCGAAGACGTTTGCGACGACCGATACGCCGGCTGCAGTGGCGCAAGACACTAGTAGCGTAGATTTAGTAGAGGCGCAAGTCATGGACACGGTTCCGGCTGCCACGCAAACCGCTGTGGCTCAGCTCTTGGATTATCATTATCCAGATCAAGTTGCGACGGCGACGACGGCCTATCAGTCCGTTTCAGAAATTAAGCGGGTCTTCGAAGATCCGGATACCCCGCTGATGCAAGCCAATCCATTAGTCACGGCCCAGCCAATCACTAGTCGGTATGTGACGGATGATTTAGGGCAACCCGAGTTCTTACAAACGGCCCAGGCTCCGACTAGTGCTGAAGTGGGGAGTGCCACTCATTTGGTCTTGGAACAGTTACCGTTGACGCAACCGATAACTTTGACTGTGGTTACGACGACTATTGCTGATTTAGTGGCAAAGCAGGTCTTAACAGCGGCGGTGGCCGCCTTGGTATCACCAGCTGAAATTGTGGGCTTTTATGCCAGTTCGTTGGGCCAACAGATTTTAGCGGCACCGAAGAACGTACATCGCGAAGTGCCATTTTCATTATTGATGCCGACTTGGCGCTTATTTGATGAGTTTGAACAAACCGATGAGAATAAAATTCTGATTCATGGGATTATTGATGGGTATTTAGAAACGCCGGCTGGCTTGATTCTGTTTGATTACAAAACGGATCATGTGAAGCAACCAGCCGACTTAAGCAAACGCTATGCCGGGCAGGTTAACTTATATGCCAAGGCGTTAGAATCCATGTATCAACGGCCAGTGGTCCAAAAAGTCTTGTACGCATTGGCTAGTCAAACCATTGTGACGGTTCCAAATTAA